Proteins found in one Planococcus citri chromosome 2, ihPlaCitr1.1, whole genome shotgun sequence genomic segment:
- the LOC135836415 gene encoding uncharacterized protein LOC135836415: protein MAEKFCGLFSHRTGTIIILSFPVMLIIQGSILALFMSSSSSSSSSASSGPAPSASDVLNTIVFGLILASCCFIGLLGVERKNPSFLLPAFGMMVILIISAVTCLLTYILNYFQLATHRDTLKSNDQFFYFVIFAAMLMYACNTVFEHLKELKSLVDQKSRDQYQTIV from the exons atggccgAGAAGTTTTGTGGCTTATTTTCTCATAGAACCGGCACAAttataattttgagttttcctgTG ATGCTCATTATCCAGGGGTCCATCTTAGCCTTATTCATGAGCAGTTCATCCAGTTCATCCAGTTCAGCCAGTTCAG ggCCGGCGCCTTCTGCATCTGACGTCTTGAATACAATAGTATTCGGACTAATTTTGGCTAGTTGTTGCTTCATTGGACTACTTGGAGTTGAACGA aaaaatccatCGTTTCTGTTACCCGCATTTGGGATGATggtcattttaattatttcggCCGTGACTTGCCTGCTTACATACATTTTAAACTACTTTCAACTCGCAACTCACCGAGATACCCTTAAAAgcaatgatcaatttttctatttcgtgatttttg CCGCCATGCTGATGTATGCGTGTAATACAGTTTTCGAGCACTTGAAGGAACTGAAGTCACTTGTAGATCAAAAATCACGTGATCAATATCAAACCATTGTGTAA